A single Ignavibacteriales bacterium DNA region contains:
- a CDS encoding GDYXXLXY domain-containing protein has translation MKHKKILLIGLVIVIAAQLLVPVGLIIRWNGVLEEGKIYKFRTAPADPSDPFRGAYIQLQFRQNHWDILTGSRENRSRRIYVWLEEDSAGFAAIRKVTYDQPGDTADYVSAFIDHEYTDAEKRRQIRIRYSFDQYFLPAEKAERAEQRYFAAVSDSAAVVYAQVRVKSGTGILESVMINGTPLEGK, from the coding sequence GTGAAGCATAAGAAAATTTTACTGATTGGTCTGGTGATTGTTATTGCCGCACAGCTTCTGGTCCCGGTGGGTCTGATTATCCGGTGGAACGGTGTGCTGGAAGAGGGTAAGATATATAAGTTCCGCACTGCGCCGGCTGATCCGTCGGATCCGTTCCGCGGTGCATATATACAGCTGCAGTTCAGGCAAAATCACTGGGATATCCTGACCGGCAGCAGGGAGAACCGGAGCAGACGCATTTATGTGTGGCTTGAGGAAGACAGCGCGGGTTTTGCCGCAATCAGAAAGGTGACCTATGATCAGCCGGGGGATACGGCGGATTATGTATCCGCATTTATTGATCATGAATATACCGATGCTGAAAAGCGGAGGCAGATACGGATTCGCTATTCGTTTGATCAGTATTTCCTTCCGGCCGAAAAAGCGGAGCGGGCTGAACAGCGGTACTTTGCTGCGGTGAGTGATTCCGCTGCCGTGGTCTATGCACAGGTCCGGGTGAAATCAGGAACCGGTATTCTTGAGAGCGTAATGATTAATGGTACGCCGCTTGAGGGGAAATGA
- a CDS encoding response regulator transcription factor — protein sequence MKEEIRVILADDHPLIRQAVSQVLTASGRVTVAGQADNGREAIELVRSVKPDIAILDIQMPDMDGFEAAKIILSEHHKTRIIFLTMFKEAALIKKVFDLGVKGYILKESAVLDILKCVEAVYEDNFYLSPEVSQVLLESQQETEREGNLTPAERNILFLISKGKSSEEIAQEMFVARKTVENHRSNICKKLGITGNSALLKYALKMFAENGGN from the coding sequence ATGAAAGAAGAAATCCGTGTAATCCTTGCTGATGATCATCCGCTAATCAGGCAGGCGGTTTCCCAGGTGCTTACCGCAAGCGGTCGTGTTACCGTAGCGGGGCAGGCGGATAACGGCCGCGAGGCAATTGAACTGGTGCGGAGTGTGAAACCTGACATTGCCATTCTAGATATACAGATGCCCGATATGGACGGCTTTGAGGCCGCGAAGATTATTCTTTCGGAACACCATAAAACCCGCATTATTTTCCTGACCATGTTTAAGGAAGCCGCGCTGATTAAAAAAGTCTTTGACCTGGGGGTAAAAGGATATATACTTAAAGAAAGCGCGGTGCTGGATATACTGAAATGCGTGGAAGCGGTGTATGAGGATAACTTTTACTTAAGTCCCGAAGTTTCTCAGGTGCTGCTCGAAAGCCAGCAGGAAACCGAACGGGAGGGGAATCTGACTCCGGCAGAAAGGAACATTCTCTTTCTGATAAGCAAGGGAAAGAGCAGCGAGGAGATTGCGCAGGAGATGTTTGTCGCCCGCAAGACGGTGGAAAATCACCGGAGCAACATCTGCAAAAAACTCGGGATTACGGGTAACTCAGCATTGCTTAAATATGCCTTAAAGATGTTCGCGGAAAACGGGGGGAACTAA
- a CDS encoding T9SS type A sorting domain-containing protein, producing MNISKKLFSWIFLSALLLFTSSLTAQQITVSASPAVVSVGDTAAVRILVSNAAELKVYSVKVSYQTEMLRCISIKKMEFLSGPFSTFFFSKADSANGVVQVDEAILGTGTAAGSGGLFEIRFKALQEGTSPLNFVLLDLRNGSNQQVTFTPQNGSITVQGTTGLNEDAEGVSSFTLRQNYPNPFNPSTRISFELAEGNQVKLEVFTLSGERAALLEEGELAAGSYSYDFSGDNLPAGIYFSRLTAGKSSRVIKMNLLK from the coding sequence ATGAATATATCTAAAAAGCTTTTTTCCTGGATTTTTCTTTCGGCTCTGTTGCTGTTTACTTCTTCATTGACAGCTCAGCAGATTACGGTATCTGCCTCGCCCGCGGTGGTTTCAGTTGGTGATACGGCGGCGGTGAGAATACTCGTAAGTAATGCGGCAGAGCTGAAGGTTTATTCCGTAAAGGTTTCTTATCAGACGGAGATGCTCCGCTGTATTTCGATCAAAAAGATGGAATTCCTGAGCGGACCTTTTTCCACCTTCTTTTTTTCGAAAGCGGACTCCGCAAACGGAGTTGTTCAGGTTGACGAGGCGATCCTCGGCACAGGAACAGCAGCCGGAAGCGGGGGGCTGTTTGAAATCAGATTTAAGGCACTTCAGGAAGGTACTTCACCGCTGAATTTTGTCCTGCTTGATCTTCGCAACGGAAGTAATCAGCAGGTAACATTTACCCCGCAGAACGGCAGTATTACCGTTCAGGGGACGACGGGACTGAACGAGGATGCAGAGGGTGTATCTTCGTTCACACTCCGTCAGAATTATCCGAATCCGTTTAACCCTTCGACCCGCATTTCATTTGAACTTGCTGAAGGGAATCAGGTTAAGCTTGAGGTATTTACCCTCTCGGGTGAAAGAGCTGCTCTTCTTGAAGAAGGAGAGCTTGCTGCCGGTTCATATTCTTATGATTTCAGCGGAGATAATCTTCCGGCGGGGATTTATTTCAGCCGTCTGACTGCAGGCAAAAGCAGCAGGGTAATAAAAATGAATTTGCTCAAATAA
- a CDS encoding T9SS type A sorting domain-containing protein, which translates to MKVLRFFLASALFFAAAITVSAQSFAGGDGTSGNPYQVATAAHLNNVRDYRTSHFIQTADIDLSHETGNSGGAYWNGGLGWNPIGATEATSFLGSYNGQGYSITGLTINRPGQHYIGLFAYVGDDIVTPVISNVKLVSVSITSNWVCGALAGKITKATISKCSSTGSVTGVEYMGGLIGWAPSNSTISESYSTCTVTTTGLYTGGFIGFSGSNNTITNCYATGSVTSTSGQTGGFAGRIVSTNLVNCYSTGAVSGSSLVGGLIGSMMTASATNCFWDTETSGQASSAGGTGKTTAQMKTQGTYTGWDFTTVWQISGDYPDLRNNSRLPVIPVYITQNNNDNGANVLYPKVGFGSPITSPFSWTPVSPDWTYNAPKCTVYIVPAGSEDIVATSFVVNYDATKATLSASAGDNNLFDSGIFYTQATGAGRLKVNASNISSAINVTPGSGKYLARLIFTMLKPGHMEITLDSLDFRQYDIAANEQVSIATDPGDADIKFYLGDFASSGSETTGDGLININDLSLFATAYWSNHAQVSTLYKSKFDVGPTNASGNYFALPTADGNINFEDLIIFSVGYGKSAGNELPKVKVNPINVTLGEEIVGNTVRVPVYLSGSVEDVRGLSFSFRTGMTLKGVEKAGELNNENGFVIFRQEGDLVQIDAAVIGADKKAISAEGIVAYLVFENKSSLELEAVIARNSFNQDIPVLMKGNSALSITPDAYALSQNYPNPFNPSTAISFALPQASEVTLKIYNTLGQEVAVLINGEMMEAGVHTKAFDAGKLTSGVYIYKLSAGKFSAAHKMILNK; encoded by the coding sequence TTGAAAGTCCTTCGTTTCTTTCTTGCTTCGGCGCTGTTTTTTGCAGCAGCCATTACCGTCTCCGCCCAGTCATTTGCAGGGGGTGACGGAACTTCAGGTAATCCGTATCAGGTTGCCACAGCGGCACATCTGAATAATGTTCGTGATTATCGGACTTCCCATTTTATCCAGACTGCTGATATTGATCTGAGCCATGAAACCGGAAACTCCGGCGGTGCTTATTGGAATGGCGGTTTGGGATGGAATCCTATTGGAGCTACCGAGGCAACTTCGTTTTTGGGGAGCTACAATGGTCAGGGGTATAGTATTACCGGGTTAACCATAAACAGACCCGGCCAGCATTATATCGGGCTGTTTGCCTATGTCGGGGATGATATAGTTACACCGGTCATATCAAATGTTAAACTTGTTTCTGTCTCAATCACCTCAAACTGGGTGTGCGGTGCGCTTGCAGGAAAAATAACTAAAGCTACTATCAGTAAATGTTCTTCAACAGGTTCGGTTACGGGTGTGGAGTATATGGGGGGATTGATAGGATGGGCGCCTTCCAACAGTACTATATCTGAAAGTTATTCTACATGTACTGTTACTACGACCGGGTTATATACGGGCGGGTTTATTGGATTTAGCGGTTCAAATAACACTATCACTAACTGTTATGCAACCGGAAGTGTAACTTCCACATCAGGACAGACGGGGGGATTTGCAGGTCGTATTGTATCAACAAATCTCGTTAACTGCTATTCAACCGGTGCTGTCAGCGGTTCGTCTTTGGTGGGAGGCCTTATTGGCAGCATGATGACAGCATCAGCAACCAACTGCTTCTGGGATACAGAAACCTCCGGCCAGGCTTCTTCAGCAGGAGGAACCGGAAAAACCACTGCACAGATGAAAACGCAGGGAACGTACACCGGATGGGATTTCACCACTGTATGGCAGATCAGCGGAGACTATCCTGACCTGAGGAACAATTCACGTCTGCCTGTTATACCAGTATATATTACGCAGAACAATAATGATAACGGCGCAAACGTTTTATATCCTAAAGTGGGATTCGGTTCTCCTATTACCTCGCCTTTCAGCTGGACACCGGTAAGCCCTGACTGGACTTATAACGCGCCGAAATGTACCGTATATATTGTGCCTGCCGGAAGCGAAGACATCGTGGCAACAAGCTTTGTTGTGAATTACGATGCAACCAAAGCAACTCTTTCCGCCTCAGCAGGTGACAATAACCTGTTTGACAGCGGTATCTTCTATACACAGGCAACCGGAGCAGGAAGACTGAAAGTTAATGCATCAAATATCTCTTCAGCTATTAACGTAACTCCGGGTTCAGGTAAATATCTTGCACGCCTGATCTTCACCATGCTCAAACCAGGTCACATGGAAATCACCCTTGACTCACTCGATTTCAGACAGTATGATATCGCAGCCAACGAGCAGGTTTCCATTGCAACCGATCCCGGGGATGCAGATATTAAATTCTATCTTGGCGATTTCGCTTCTTCAGGCAGCGAAACCACCGGTGACGGTCTTATCAACATTAACGATCTCAGCTTATTTGCAACCGCATACTGGAGCAACCACGCTCAGGTAAGCACTCTTTATAAATCAAAATTTGACGTTGGTCCGACCAATGCATCAGGAAACTACTTTGCTTTACCGACCGCTGACGGCAACATCAACTTTGAAGACCTGATTATCTTCTCCGTTGGTTATGGTAAATCAGCCGGCAACGAACTGCCGAAAGTTAAAGTTAATCCGATTAACGTTACACTCGGAGAAGAGATTGTTGGAAACACTGTACGTGTACCAGTATATCTCTCAGGAAGTGTTGAAGATGTAAGAGGACTCTCCTTCAGCTTCAGAACTGGAATGACACTCAAAGGAGTTGAAAAAGCTGGTGAACTGAATAATGAAAACGGTTTTGTAATCTTCCGTCAGGAAGGTGATCTGGTACAGATTGACGCAGCGGTAATCGGTGCTGATAAAAAAGCAATCTCGGCTGAGGGCATTGTTGCGTATCTGGTATTTGAGAACAAGTCATCACTTGAACTTGAAGCAGTAATCGCAAGAAACAGCTTTAACCAGGATATCCCGGTTCTGATGAAGGGCAACTCAGCTCTGAGCATTACACCTGACGCATATGCTCTTTCACAGAACTACCCGAATCCGTTCAACCCGTCAACGGCAATCAGCTTTGCTCTGCCTCAGGCTTCAGAGGTAACGCTGAAGATCTACAACACACTCGGCCAAGAAGTGGCGGTACTGATCAATGGCGAGATGATGGAAGCGGGAGTTCACACCAAAGCATTTGACGCGGGCAAGCTCACCAGCGGAGTATATATCTACAAACTGAGCGCCGGAAAATTCTCAGCTGCGCATAAAATGATCTTAAACAAGTAA
- a CDS encoding T9SS type A sorting domain-containing protein, which translates to MKKLSFLLLCGFMLLGTNNLFGQVTETEPNNSCGQAGIKFIDANTVYSGSVEEFVDGYDYWYIAPGTSGTVTIAATGTFFEVFSHTDANCGSVGYQRDGDGNASNPFVMALNPARYYIVVVSAPMFGTANYTLTVSGGTFASSATGVYLTENSSDVDANIAYPKVGFGSPITSPFSWTPTSPDWTYNAPKCTLYVVPTGDDGLVASSFVVNFDATKATLTASAGDNNLFESGIFYTQATGAGRLKVNASNISSAINVTPGSGKYLARLIFTMLKPGHMEITIDSLDFRQYDVTNNEQVEVETEDFAADVKFYLGDFASASVETTGDGLININDLSLFASAYWSNHAQVSTLYKSKFDVGPTNASGNYFALPTADGNINFEDLIIFSVGYGKSAGNELPKVKVNPINVTLGEEIVGSTVRVPVYLSGSVEDVRGLSFSFRTGMTLKGVEKAGGLNNENGFVIFRQEGDLVQIDAAVIGADKKAISAEGIVAYLVFENKSSLELEAVIARNSFNQDIPVLMKGSSALSITPDAYELSQNYPNPFNPSTVISFALPSASQVTLQVYNSLGKEVAVLVNNEMLDAGVHTRNFDASELTSGVYMYKITAGGFTSVRKMMFIK; encoded by the coding sequence ATGAAAAAACTTTCTTTTCTTCTGCTTTGCGGGTTCATGCTGCTCGGCACAAACAACCTTTTCGGACAGGTAACAGAAACCGAACCTAACAATAGTTGCGGTCAGGCGGGCATTAAATTTATAGATGCCAATACTGTTTACAGCGGTTCTGTCGAAGAGTTTGTTGATGGGTACGACTACTGGTATATTGCGCCTGGTACATCCGGTACAGTAACCATTGCGGCTACGGGAACTTTTTTTGAAGTTTTCTCCCATACAGATGCTAACTGCGGATCAGTCGGTTATCAGAGAGACGGAGATGGTAATGCAAGTAATCCGTTTGTTATGGCCCTAAATCCTGCAAGATACTATATAGTCGTGGTATCTGCCCCCATGTTTGGTACAGCAAACTATACACTGACTGTGAGCGGAGGAACTTTTGCTTCAAGTGCAACAGGTGTATATCTTACTGAAAACAGTTCAGATGTTGATGCGAACATTGCATATCCAAAAGTTGGCTTCGGTTCGCCGATCACTTCACCATTCAGCTGGACTCCAACCAGCCCTGACTGGACCTACAATGCCCCTAAATGCACTCTTTATGTAGTGCCAACCGGTGATGATGGTCTGGTAGCTTCCAGTTTTGTTGTTAATTTTGATGCAACCAAAGCAACTCTTACAGCTTCAGCAGGTGACAACAACCTTTTTGAAAGCGGTATCTTCTATACCCAGGCAACCGGTGCAGGAAGACTGAAAGTTAATGCTTCAAATATCTCTTCAGCTATTAACGTAACTCCGGGTTCAGGCAAATATCTTGCACGCCTGATCTTTACCATGCTGAAGCCGGGTCACATGGAAATCACCATTGATTCACTCGACTTCCGTCAGTATGATGTTACTAACAATGAGCAGGTAGAAGTTGAAACCGAAGATTTTGCAGCAGATGTAAAATTCTATCTCGGTGACTTTGCAAGTGCATCAGTTGAAACAACCGGTGACGGTCTTATCAACATTAACGACCTCAGTTTATTTGCATCTGCATACTGGAGCAATCACGCTCAGGTTAGCACTCTTTATAAATCAAAGTTTGACGTTGGTCCTACCAATGCATCCGGTAACTACTTTGCTTTACCGACCGCTGACGGTAACATCAACTTTGAAGACCTGATTATCTTCTCCGTTGGTTATGGTAAATCAGCCGGCAACGAACTGCCGAAGGTTAAAGTTAATCCGATTAACGTTACTCTCGGTGAAGAAATCGTTGGAAGTACGGTACGTGTTCCTGTCTATCTCTCAGGAAGTGTTGAAGATGTGCGCGGACTTTCCTTCAGCTTCAGAACCGGAATGACACTCAAAGGAGTTGAAAAAGCAGGCGGACTGAATAATGAAAACGGCTTTGTAATCTTCCGTCAGGAAGGTGATCTGGTACAGATTGACGCAGCGGTAATCGGTGCTGATAAAAAGGCAATCTCCGCTGAGGGAATTGTTGCATATCTGGTATTTGAGAACAAGTCATCACTTGAACTTGAAGCAGTAATCGCAAGAAACAGCTTTAACCAGGATATCCCTGTTCTGATGAAGGGCAGCTCAGCGCTCAGCATCACTCCTGATGCGTATGAACTTTCACAGAACTACCCGAATCCGTTCAACCCGTCAACCGTTATCTCTTTCGCGCTTCCTTCAGCTTCACAGGTAACGCTTCAGGTATATAACAGTCTGGGTAAAGAAGTAGCTGTTCTGGTGAACAATGAGATGCTTGATGCCGGAGTTCACACCAGAAACTTTGACGCATCAGAACTGACCAGCGGTGTATATATGTACAAAATTACCGCCGGCGGTTTTACCTCAGTAAGAAAAATGATGTTTATTAAATAA
- a CDS encoding DUF2157 domain-containing protein translates to MKINLDELVNAGILDEGKKQEIEAYYQKQGNEPQNKLLIAFSSLGALLTGLGVILIIAHNWDNFSRGVKTLFAFLPLILSQITAVWVYLKRKESAAWREGVSVFLFFSVGACIALISQIFHVAGDPGQFALVWILLTLPVIYILRSSALSLLETAAITWYAMETGYGVYSAMHEQWYWLLLAGVIPHYLMLEAKEKTSLFTFFHSWFLPLSIIISLMGLVGQPNGTVLFLVIFLLFTVLRLSSGMLSRGRKAANGFYTLGTAGIFIMLILFSFDFHWVEIVNDYENGNRLIYQGEIIYGSLLLAAAVFLLYAGRKSLPGKGEQTADAAWIILLLLYPLTLIDYMIPVVAVNIMVVTAGVGIVRRGLEEDNLGALNFGLVVVAALIISRFFDFDLSFLTRGVMFIITGAAFFGANYLMIKRRRSREA, encoded by the coding sequence ATGAAAATTAATCTTGATGAACTGGTTAACGCGGGAATTCTTGATGAGGGAAAAAAGCAGGAGATTGAAGCCTATTACCAGAAACAGGGTAATGAGCCGCAGAATAAACTGCTGATTGCATTCTCTTCGCTGGGCGCGCTTCTTACCGGGCTTGGCGTTATACTGATAATAGCGCACAACTGGGATAACTTCAGCCGCGGAGTTAAAACGCTTTTTGCGTTTCTTCCGCTTATACTGTCCCAGATCACAGCAGTCTGGGTTTATCTGAAGAGAAAAGAAAGCGCGGCATGGCGTGAAGGGGTGAGTGTATTTCTTTTCTTCAGCGTGGGTGCATGCATAGCGCTGATCAGCCAGATATTTCATGTCGCCGGAGATCCGGGGCAGTTTGCGCTTGTGTGGATTCTGCTGACGCTCCCGGTGATATATATACTCCGCTCTTCGGCTCTTTCTCTGCTTGAGACGGCGGCTATTACCTGGTATGCCATGGAAACCGGCTACGGAGTTTATTCCGCGATGCATGAGCAGTGGTACTGGCTGCTGCTTGCCGGAGTGATTCCCCATTATCTGATGCTTGAAGCAAAGGAAAAAACCTCCCTCTTTACATTTTTCCACAGCTGGTTTTTGCCGCTGAGTATTATCATATCACTGATGGGGCTTGTGGGGCAGCCAAACGGAACCGTGCTTTTTCTGGTGATTTTTCTGTTGTTTACCGTGCTTCGATTAAGTTCAGGTATGTTAAGCAGGGGGAGAAAAGCCGCGAATGGTTTTTATACACTGGGAACCGCGGGGATATTCATCATGCTTATCCTGTTCAGTTTTGATTTCCACTGGGTTGAAATAGTGAATGATTATGAAAACGGAAACCGTCTTATATATCAGGGGGAAATCATTTACGGCTCACTGCTGCTTGCCGCCGCGGTCTTTCTTCTGTATGCCGGAAGAAAATCACTCCCCGGCAAAGGCGAACAGACAGCGGATGCTGCATGGATTATACTGCTTCTGCTTTATCCGCTCACGCTGATTGATTATATGATTCCGGTTGTCGCGGTGAATATCATGGTTGTGACAGCGGGAGTCGGTATTGTGAGGCGGGGACTGGAAGAGGATAACCTGGGAGCGCTTAATTTCGGGCTGGTGGTAGTAGCCGCACTGATTATTTCGCGGTTCTTTGATTTTGACTTAAGTTTCCTCACCCGCGGAGTGATGTTTATCATCACCGGCGCGGCATTCTTCGGAGCGAATTACCTTATGATTAAAAGGAGGCGCAGCCGTGAAGCATAA
- a CDS encoding IS110 family transposase — protein MKLIKKQLTGKSYSVVNKYAGYDNYLAVDWSQSTMAIAMIRAPYQNRIRVTEHPSSLKQLQQLLKSLSGKTIIALEESSPAHWLFVNLYDYAAKVVICDPYQNRLLTQGPKTDPIDAQKLSTLLYNGMLKETYHAKKEEFELRKYISAYSDLIKRGVRLQNQKTAFLGQDGLSRKTRNLSKAEKESTKFILNQLEEDIQQYEKQKKDFEVLFTGLCKKNKTLKNLMSIPGIGIIGAVTILGTVIDVKRFDSVGKFLAYSGLVTHVKQSGGKTYGHRKGRYSRILKQAFKVAASTCINGENELSALYKDLLKRGVSQHNARNAVARYVARVTFGILKTEKPFISKKTKVKSKK, from the coding sequence ATGAAACTTATAAAAAAACAACTGACCGGCAAAAGTTATTCAGTGGTCAACAAATATGCAGGATACGATAATTATCTTGCCGTTGACTGGTCGCAAAGCACCATGGCAATTGCAATGATAAGAGCACCCTATCAGAACCGTATCCGGGTAACCGAGCACCCAAGCTCTCTGAAGCAGCTTCAGCAACTGCTCAAGAGTCTGTCCGGTAAAACCATTATTGCCTTAGAGGAAAGCTCTCCGGCTCACTGGCTCTTTGTCAATTTGTACGATTACGCTGCAAAAGTGGTTATCTGTGATCCTTATCAGAACCGACTGTTAACCCAGGGGCCAAAGACTGATCCTATTGATGCTCAAAAACTCAGCACCTTGCTTTATAACGGCATGCTCAAGGAAACTTACCATGCAAAGAAAGAAGAATTTGAGTTGCGAAAATATATCAGCGCTTACAGTGATCTGATAAAACGAGGGGTAAGGCTCCAGAATCAGAAAACAGCATTTCTTGGGCAGGACGGACTTTCCCGGAAAACCCGGAATCTTTCTAAAGCAGAGAAAGAAAGTACAAAGTTTATCCTCAACCAACTGGAAGAAGATATTCAGCAGTATGAGAAGCAGAAGAAGGATTTTGAAGTTCTCTTCACCGGGCTGTGTAAGAAAAACAAAACTCTGAAAAACCTGATGAGCATACCTGGTATCGGTATAATTGGTGCAGTAACCATCCTCGGAACGGTTATAGATGTTAAACGCTTCGACAGTGTTGGAAAATTTCTTGCCTACTCCGGATTGGTTACTCACGTTAAACAGAGCGGAGGAAAGACTTACGGGCACAGGAAAGGTCGATACAGCAGAATCCTCAAACAGGCATTTAAGGTTGCTGCTTCAACTTGCATTAACGGTGAGAATGAATTATCGGCTCTTTACAAGGATCTGCTAAAAAGAGGTGTAAGCCAGCACAATGCAAGGAATGCTGTAGCACGGTATGTTGCAAGGGTTACTTTTGGCATTCTCAAAACAGAAAAACCATTTATCAGTAAAAAAACAAAGGTGAAATCCAAGAAGTAA
- a CDS encoding rRNA pseudouridine synthase, producing MESEKNTVPLERALSKLGVLSRNKMRYLIDKKRVKVNGKVISSHFYPVDISSDVITIDDNPVAVPEHVYMMAHKVKGQTHLFVNERTRQTVFKDLPPEIHHMVPAGRLDTNAEGLFLYTNDTKWSSKVIEVEDKGKEIYLVRGEGNIMEESLAEMKEGVLDMGDLLKFDDAEFEKQSSKTLVLKITLTGGGRVKLIRRMLAVFQFRIFQIQRIQLGGLQLGDLPRGEGRLLTEDEKNSVFA from the coding sequence GTGGAAAGCGAAAAAAATACTGTCCCCCTCGAAAGGGCACTGTCCAAGCTTGGGGTGCTTTCACGCAATAAAATGCGCTATCTGATTGATAAGAAGCGGGTGAAAGTGAACGGAAAGGTAATCTCCAGCCATTTTTATCCGGTCGATATTTCATCGGATGTTATCACCATTGACGATAACCCTGTTGCCGTACCGGAGCATGTATATATGATGGCACATAAGGTAAAAGGGCAGACCCATCTTTTTGTAAATGAACGTACCAGACAAACGGTTTTCAAAGACCTTCCTCCTGAAATTCATCACATGGTTCCCGCGGGCCGGCTTGATACCAATGCCGAAGGGTTGTTTCTATATACCAACGATACCAAGTGGTCATCAAAAGTGATTGAAGTTGAGGATAAAGGCAAGGAGATATATTTGGTGCGGGGTGAAGGAAACATTATGGAAGAATCTCTCGCTGAAATGAAGGAGGGAGTGCTGGATATGGGGGATCTGCTGAAGTTTGATGATGCTGAATTTGAAAAGCAGAGCAGCAAAACTCTCGTCCTGAAGATTACCCTGACCGGCGGAGGAAGAGTGAAACTGATACGCCGGATGTTGGCGGTGTTTCAGTTCAGAATTTTCCAGATTCAGCGGATACAGCTCGGCGGGCTTCAGCTTGGTGATCTGCCCCGCGGAGAGGGAAGACTGCTTACCGAAGATGAAAAGAACAGCGTTTTTGCCTGA